The proteins below come from a single Archangium lipolyticum genomic window:
- a CDS encoding RNA polymerase sigma factor — translation MLVADDSAAPPWKADVLAARRGDPSAFESLVRSVQRPVYGLALRLLGNEAEAAEVSQEAFLRAYQNLHKYDESRPFDLWVMAITRNLCLDLLRRRTKVKTEELEPMSEVLPSGEASLEEGAIARQEHQSLEAALATLSADDREVLALYYVQKRTTKEIAQVLGCAPGTIMARLFRAREKLRKKMSPEEPT, via the coding sequence ATGCTGGTGGCCGATGACTCCGCCGCCCCGCCCTGGAAGGCCGATGTACTGGCCGCCCGGCGCGGAGACCCCTCGGCCTTCGAGTCGCTCGTACGCAGCGTGCAGCGCCCCGTCTACGGTCTGGCGCTGCGCCTGCTCGGCAACGAGGCCGAGGCCGCCGAGGTGTCCCAGGAAGCCTTCCTGCGCGCCTACCAGAACCTGCACAAGTACGACGAGTCCCGCCCCTTCGATCTCTGGGTGATGGCCATCACCCGCAACCTGTGCCTGGACCTGCTGCGCCGGCGCACCAAGGTGAAGACGGAGGAGCTCGAGCCCATGAGCGAGGTCCTCCCCAGTGGAGAGGCGTCGCTCGAGGAGGGCGCCATCGCCCGCCAGGAGCACCAGTCGCTGGAAGCGGCCCTGGCCACCCTGTCCGCTGACGACCGGGAGGTGCTGGCGCTCTACTACGTGCAGAAGCGCACCACGAAGGAGATCGCCCAGGTCCTGGGCTGCGCGCCGGGCACCATCATGGCGCGCCTGTTCCGGGCCCGGGAGAAGCTCCGCAAGAAGATGAGCCCGGAGGAGCCGACATGA
- a CDS encoding bactofilin family protein, whose translation MKISKRLLLPALLLASPLALAQTQAPAAQEARAQDTINVQFRGSLRDAIQKIAEEGGLNVVVTGDLDSPAEVRLKNVGAEQALRTVARAYSLKLEQDNGIYTLRPLTAEEKSQVSVAAPSVPTPPVPNVPPAPAIAPPAPPDIADEVAEAAENAVDEDEVKERVREKIREVRRSHGSRDVVARGRSLEVNEGESVDSAVVYGGNLTVKGKVEDDAVVFGGNLEITGHVEGDAHAFGGNVVLGPGAVVEGDVSSFGGAVIKQDGAKVEGSTESFGGANIGRMVAGEIKENIKEAKASRVEREERNDNDFAAFLVWFAMLFGTGFLGQLFLPTRMKELGSEIRAQPVKSGVVGFLGALAMIPITVVLTVTLIGIPVVVALWVVAFLTTALGFAAVASELGMKLPVMRGRKTQAMVLALGLLLLLVVGNIPVLGPLVLTLATLVAFGAVIRTRFGNRPRGMPEPIMSERVPG comes from the coding sequence ATGAAGATCTCCAAGCGCCTGCTCCTTCCCGCACTCCTCCTCGCTTCCCCCCTCGCGCTGGCCCAGACCCAGGCCCCCGCGGCCCAGGAGGCCCGCGCCCAGGACACCATCAACGTCCAGTTCCGCGGCTCCCTGCGCGATGCGATCCAGAAGATCGCCGAGGAGGGTGGCCTCAACGTGGTGGTCACCGGCGACCTGGACTCGCCCGCCGAGGTCCGCCTGAAGAACGTCGGCGCCGAGCAGGCCCTGCGCACGGTGGCCCGCGCCTACTCGCTGAAGCTGGAGCAGGACAACGGCATCTACACGCTGCGCCCCCTGACGGCCGAGGAGAAGAGCCAGGTCAGCGTGGCGGCCCCCTCCGTGCCCACGCCGCCGGTTCCGAACGTTCCGCCGGCTCCAGCCATCGCGCCGCCGGCTCCCCCGGACATCGCGGACGAGGTGGCGGAGGCGGCCGAGAACGCCGTGGACGAGGACGAGGTGAAGGAGCGCGTGCGCGAGAAGATCCGGGAGGTGCGTCGCTCCCATGGCTCGCGCGACGTGGTGGCGCGCGGACGCTCGCTGGAGGTGAATGAGGGCGAGTCGGTGGACAGCGCCGTCGTCTACGGCGGCAACCTGACGGTGAAGGGGAAGGTGGAGGACGACGCGGTCGTCTTCGGCGGCAACCTGGAGATCACCGGCCACGTGGAGGGTGACGCACACGCCTTCGGCGGCAACGTGGTGCTCGGCCCGGGCGCCGTGGTGGAAGGAGACGTCTCGTCCTTCGGCGGCGCCGTCATCAAGCAGGACGGGGCGAAGGTGGAGGGCAGCACCGAGTCCTTCGGCGGCGCCAACATCGGCCGCATGGTGGCGGGGGAGATCAAGGAGAACATCAAGGAGGCGAAGGCCTCTCGCGTCGAGCGCGAGGAGCGGAACGACAACGACTTCGCGGCCTTCCTGGTGTGGTTCGCCATGCTCTTCGGCACGGGCTTCCTGGGGCAGCTCTTCCTGCCGACGCGGATGAAGGAGCTGGGCTCGGAGATCCGGGCGCAGCCGGTGAAGAGTGGCGTGGTGGGGTTCCTGGGCGCGCTGGCGATGATCCCCATCACCGTGGTGCTCACGGTGACGCTGATCGGCATCCCGGTGGTGGTGGCGCTGTGGGTGGTGGCCTTCCTGACGACGGCGCTGGGCTTCGCTGCGGTGGCGAGTGAGCTCGGCATGAAGCTGCCGGTGATGCGCGGCCGCAAGACGCAGGCGATGGTGCTGGCCCTGGGGCTGCTGCTCCTGCTGGTGGTGGGCAACATCCCGGTGCTGGGTCCGCTGGTGCTGACGCTGGCGACGCTGGTGGCCTTCGGCGCGGTCATCCGCACCCGGTTCGGCAACCGCCCGCGGGGCATGCCCGAGCCCATCATGTCCGAGCGCGTGCCGGGCTGA